In Seonamhaeicola sp. S2-3, the genomic window GTTAGGGATTGCAGTGAAAAGCCCACAGTGAGGTACGAACGAGGACTTGTAACGTAAAGCCCGACCCGATAGGGTAACGCCCAAATTATTACAAAAAAAAGCGCAACGTTAAAAGTTGCGCTATGTTTATTTTAAAGCTACAAAAACTACAGCGCTCCCCATTCTTTTAGAGAGTCTTGATTCATTTTTATATAACCTTTATTACCTTCTTTTTCTGCTAACTTTAAAGATGCTTTTGCTGCGGCAATGGCTCCTTTTTTATCTCCTGCCTTGGCATGAATTAAGGCTTGTTTTCTTAAAATCCAAAAACGAGGTTGGTCTTTAGTCATTTCTACAGCTTTATCAATCCATTCCATTGCTTTTTCAATGTTTTTGTTAGATTCTAGATAATAAGTTGCTGCTGCATAATAATCGTTAACACTTGGTCCGCCCATTACCTCATTTATACTTGCCAAAACGCCCTCATCTGTAGGAACGGTAAATGGTACTGCTACATAGGTTTTTTCCCAAATGAATTCAAGGTGCCCGCCGTTATTGGTAATATTATTAATATCCATAGCAAAGGTTTCTACATTAAAAGGAACTGGATACGATTTTGCAGTGGTTTTTAAGGCTACTTTAGTTTCATCCCATTCTTTTGGTACCCCCCAGTTGTTGGTGTCTTTATAAAAATAAACCTCCCAAGACTCTTCTCCTGGTTTGGTAAATATAGCGTAACTACCCGCTTTTAATGTTTGCCCATCTATGGTAGCATTAGTACTAAAGGTAATTATTGTATTTTTATTTGCACCTGTACGCCACAGTTCTCCGTAAGGTACTAAACCGCCAAATACTTTTCTTCCTTTTACTCCTGGTCTAGAATATTCAATAGTAATATCTGTTAAACCTACCTTTTGCTCTAATTTAGCCGTAGGACTAGGTTGTGGTGCTTTTACTTGAGCCTGAACCGAATACACGGTAACACATGTGATTAAAAGTAATAGTAATTTTTTCATTGTTTTAGTTTTTTAATAATTAGGTTTTGCTTGTCTAAAATTAAGGATTATAGCATTGGTTAATGTTAATAAAAGCTTAAAAGTAGTTGTTTTAAAACGCTTTATAATTGATACATCCTTAACTAGCTTAAATTCAAACAATACAGTATTGATAGTATTTAAGTGCCTTTTAAGACCATTTATGATAGAATTTACTTATAGTCATATAAATTATTTTGTTTAACTTTTTTGGTTATTAATTAAACAAACAGTATATTTGAGTAAATATTTTTTCATGTCTGATAAAAAAAGAATTTCAAAGCAAGATATTATTAAGCAGTTTATGAACTATGTTCTAGAGCATAATGCTAATCCTAATTCTGTGTATACTTTTGCTAAACTAAATGGCTTTAATGAAGCCGAATTCTACAAGTATTTTGCTTCTTTTGAAGCCATTGAGAAAGATATTTTTGAAACGTTCTCTACAAATACAATTAAGGTTTTAAATAGTAGTGAAGATTATAATGCTTTTGATGCAAGAAACAAACTATTAAGCTTTTATTACACTTTTTTTGAAAATCTAACCGCTAACAGAAGTTATATTAAACTTATTTTAAATAAACATAAAAACTCTTTTAAGGGCTTAAAAACACTAAGTGGTCTAAAACAACATTACACAAACTATGTGGGTGAATTAGACATACAAACACTAGATGTTAAACAAGAACAGTTAGAAAAACTCCAAGATAGCGCCTTAAAAGAATCGGCGTGGATACAACTTTTAATAACCATAAAATTTTGGTTAGAAGATACTTCTGTTTCATTTGAAAAAACCGATGTATTTATAGAGAAATCTGTAAACACCACATTTGATGTTTTAGATGTAGCTCCATTAAAAAGTGTTATAGACTTGGGTAAATTTCTTTTTAAGGAGCAATTTCAAATGAATTAAACTACTATGAAAACCATTGATAATATACCCACATCTAAAATTCAACGAGCAACCAAATTGGTTTCTACCGGTGCAAAAGTTGGTGTAAACTATTTAAAATATTATGGCGATAAAATTGTAAATACCGAAGAAGAAGCAAAAAAGCGTTTAAATAAAAAAAATGCGTCAGACATTTACAACGGGTTAAAACAATTAAAAGGCAGTGCTCTTAAAGTGGCTCAAATGCTTAGCATGGAAAAAAGTATTTTACCTCAGGCTTATGTTGAGAAATTCTCTCTAGCCCAGTTTTCTGTACCACCCTTATCGCCTCCTCTAGTTATAAAAACATTTAAAAAATATTTTGGTAAACACCCCAATGAATTATTTGATACTTTCAATGCAACTTCTGTGAATGCTGCAAGCATCGGTCAGGTGCACATAGCAACTAAGAATGGGAAAAAACTTGCTGTGAAAATCCAATATCCAGGAGTTGCAAAAAGTATTGCATCAGATTTAGCCATGGTTAAACCTGTTGCCATGAGTATGTTTAATATTAAAGGAAAAGATTCTGATAAATACTTCAAAGAAGTAGAGCATAAACTTATTGAGGAAACCAACTATATTTTAGAGCTGCAACAAAGCAAAGAAATTGCCTCCGCTTGTACCCACATTAACAATTTAAGATTTCCTGAATATTACCAAGCATTATCTTCTGAACGTATTATTACCATGGATTATATGGATGGCGAACACCTTTCAGAATTTACATTGCACAATACCAATCAAGATACTGCAAATAAATTAGGACAAGCCCTTTGGGATTTTTACATGTACCAAATTCATAATTTAAAAAAGGTACATGCAGATCCACATCCTGGGAATTTTCTAATTTCTAAAAAAGGTGAATTAATAGCTTTAGATTTTGGGTGCATGAAATCTATTCCGGTTGAATTTTACATCCCTTATTTTGAATTAGCAAAACAAAAAAACATTGCTAATCCCGATTTTTTTATAGCTAAACTTCATGAGCTAGAAATTTTAAAAGCTAGTGATTCTAAAGAAGAAAAAGAATTTTTTACTAATATGTTTCACGAGATGCTAAGTTTGTTTACCCAACCTTTTCATCAAGAAAATTTCGACTTTTCTAATGCAGATTTCTTTGGGAAAATCGCACAATTAGGAGAACGCTATTCTAAAAATACCGATTTAAAAAAGATGAATGGTAACCGTGGTTCTAAACATTTCATTTATATAAATAGAACATTTTTTGGTTTGTATAATTTAATGTTCGATTTAAAAGCGCAAAACATCAAAATAAACAACTACTTAAAATTATAATACTTAACAAAAATTAAAAATAACGCTACGGATGCAAAAACCCCAAGGCATTAATACAAAATAAATGACTATTCTAGTAACAGGAGCTACCGGCTACATAGGCAAACGCTTAATACCTTTGTTATTAAACCAAGGGCATAAGGTGGTTTGTGTGGTTCGCGATAAATTACGTGCCGATAAAAGTTACATAGAAGACCAAAATGTTTTAGTTATTGAAGCTGATTTTTTAAACCTTAAAACACTAAAAAACATTCCCCAGAATATAGATGTTGCTTATTATTTAATTCATTCTATGTCAAACTCTTCCAAAGATTTTGGGGCTTTAGAAGCACAATGTGCTGTTAACTTTAAAAATTACATAGAAACCACACAAACAAAACAAGTTATATACCTAAGTGGTATAACCAATGAAGATTATCTTTCTAAGCATTTACAATCTAGAAAAAATGTAGAAGATATATTAAAATCTAAAAACTATGCTTTAACCATTTTTAAAGCAGGCATCATAGTGGGTTCAGGGAGTTCTTCTTTTGAAATTATTAGGGATTTAGTTGAAAAACTCCCCATTATGGTAGCTCCAAAATGGTTAGATACCAAAACACAGCCCTTAGCTGTTAGAGATGTTTTAACCTTTTTATTTAGAGCCGCAGGAAATGAAAACGTATTTAACCAAACGTATGATGTTGTTGGCCCAGAAATAATTACATATAAAGAAATGTTACTGCAATTTGCCGAAGTACGAGGTTTAAAACGATATATTTTAACCGTACCAGTAATGACGCCTAAATTATCTTCTTACTGGCTTTATTTTGTAACCTCAACGTCTTACAAGCTAGCCACTACTTTGGTAGCTAGTATGGGCGTACAAATTATAGGTAAACCAAGCAACATTAATACCATTTTAGATGTTAATCCAATTACATACAAAGCGGCCGTAAAACTAGCTTTTGAAAAAATTGAGCAAAATAGTATTGTGTCTAGTTGGAAAGATTCTATGGTTAGTAGTGGCAAATTAAGAAACCGTTTACACCAATACGTGAATGTTCCCAAATTTGGATGCTTTACAGATTATAAAGAGCGCCCCATCATGAATGCAGAAAAAACCATTAATAAAATTTGGAGCATTGGTGGAAAAAACGGCTGGTACTACGGTAATTTTTTATGGCGTACTAGAGGCTATATTGACAAACTTTTTGGTGGTATAGGCTTAAGGCGCGGACGTACTAACCCCAACCAACTAGACGCTGGAGATGCTTTAGACTTTTGGCGTGTTATTTTTGCTAATAAAAAGCAACAAAAGCTGTTGCTATATGCCGAAATGCGTTTACCCGGAGAAGCTTGGTTAGAATTTAAAATAGAAGAAAATAAACTTAAACAAACAGCAACCTTTAGACCGCGCGGACTTTGGGGCAGGTTGTATTGGTACTCTGTATGGCCATTTCATGGCTTAATTTTCTCTGGTATGATTAATAAACTGGCATACGTAGAAAATTAAAGTAGAGCCACCTCTTTTGCATACAGTTAATTTATTACCAATTAATAATATTATAACTAAATTAAAAAATAATTAAACACATGGATATAATAAACAAAGCTTTAGAATTTGAACAAAGAAAATTAAGATCGCTTTCAACAAGTGATCGTGTTAAAATTTCAAGAGAAGCCAAAGCGCTCATTTTAGGTTTAAATCAAATATATAAAGAAAAAAAAGATGAGAAAATTATGGATATCATGAAGCGCTTAACCACTATTAAAAGAAAGGTAGAAAAACGATTAAAAGGTCATATATCTATTTAAGTCAACAAATTAAAAGACCGGGATACAATGAGAACAATTATTGTAATTGGCGGAAGCAAAGGCATAGGTAACGCTATAATTACCAAACTTCTTACTTTCTGCAAAGTGATAAACATAAGTAGAACATCTCCTGAACTAGCACATAAAAATTTAACTCATTTTAGCTGCGATGTTACTCAGGATGAACTCCCTAATATTAAGAATGCAGATACATTAATTTATTGTCCCGGAAGTATAAACTTAAAACCTATTTCTAGGTTATCTATTGATGATTTTAAAAATGATTTTGAAATAAACGTCCTTGGTGCTGTTAAAGCCATTCAAAAATACTTACCCATTCTTAAAAACGCCTATGCTCCCTCAATTCTCATGTTTAGTACTGTTGCAACTAAACTAGGCATGCCTTTTCATGCCAGTATAGCTGTGGCAAAATCTGCTGTAGAAGGTTTAGTGAAATCTTTAGGTGCAGAATTAGCTCCCAAATTTCAAATTAATGCCATAGCCCCAACAATTACCAATACACAATTGGCATCAAAACTACTTAGGAATGACAAGATGATTGAAAATATTAAGAAACGGCACCCTCTTAAAAAATTCTTATCCCCTACTGAAGTAGCTGATATGGCGCTATTTTTAATATCTGATAAAAATACATCTATTTCTGGGCAAATATTTGAAATGGATTGTGGTATAGTAAGTTTTAAAATTTAAATATAATGGATGTACTCAAAACTTTTATAGCCACCCTTGGCAACAAAAAAAAGCCTCATAAACTACCTGTTAATTCTATTTATGATATTAGCATCAATGCTCTTAATGGTAGCCCTATAAATTTATCTAAATTTAAAGGAAAGTATATACTGTTTGTTAATGTTGCCTCTAAATGCGGTTTTACACCACAATACCAAGATTTGCAAAAACTACATGAAACTTACAGCGATAATTTACAAGTTATTGGTGTGCCTTGTAATCAATTTGGAGGACAAGAACCTGGTAATACAGAAGAAATAAAATCGTTTTGCGAAATTAATTATGGTGTTAGTTTTCTAATTACTGAAAAAATAGATGTTAAAGGAAAAAAACAACACGCTTTATACACTTGGTTAACCCAAAAAATTAACAACGGTAAAACAAACTCTAGCGTTAAGTGGAACTTTCAAAAATACTTAGTAGACCCAAATGGTAACTTAATTGATTTCTATTTGCCTTATACCAAACCATTAAGTAAAAACATTATTAAACATTTATAAAAACCAAAAAATATATTGATATGTTCTCATTTTTTAAAAGAAAATCTAAAAAAGAAAAATTAGAAATTAAATTCAAAAAGCTTATGCAAGAATGGCATCAACTATCATCTGTTAATAGAGCTGCTAGTGATGAAACGTATGCAAAAGCCCAATTAGTTGCAGCTCAAATAAAATCTCTTAAACATGAACAACTTGACTAAATACATCATTGTTTTTTTAATTATAAATTTTTTAGCCCTTGCCTTAGGTAATTGGCTCATGGCAGGTGGCCCTCAAAAAGACTGGTATTTATCATTAAACAAAGCACCGTGGACGCCACCTGGGTGGGTATTTGGAGCTGCTTGGTTTACTATTATGGTGTGCTTTTCAATTTTCATGGCCTATCTATACAAGTTACACCCCAAACCCGAAGTTATTATACTGTTTATTGTTCAGTTTTTATTAAATGTAAGTTGGAATTACGTGTTTTTTAATAGGCATTTAATAGGGATTGGATTTATTGTAATCCTCATGCTTACCGCTGTTGTAAGTATATTTATGGTATTATACCAGAAAACTTTAGGCACCACCACCCTACTCATTATACCTTATTTTATTTGGCTATTAATAGCTTCATCTCTTAATGGCTATATTTTCTTTAAAAATTAACATGAAAATTTACACCCTACATAAAACTCAAAAGTTCCCAATTTCAGTTACTGAAGCTTGGGATTTTCTAAGTAATCCAAAAAACTTAAAAACAATAACACCCAATTACATGGGGTTTCACATTCTATCTGGAGCAGATAAAACCATGTATGCTGGTCAAATAATTCAATATATAGTAACACCTGTATTAGGAATTAAAACCAAATGGATTACAGAAATTACTCATTGTAAAGACCAGGTTTATTTTGTTGATGAACAACGTTTTGGCCCTTATGCCCTGTGGCATCATAAGCACTTTTTAAAACCTATTGATGGCGGTGTTGAAATGGAAGATATCATTGATTATAAACTGCCTTTAGGATTTATTGGCCAACTGTTCCACCCTATTTTAGTAAAACCTAAATTAGAAGAAATCTTTAATTATCGCCAGAAAAAATTAATAGCATTGTTTGGAGAATACCAAAACTAAAAATCTGCTACAACAT contains:
- a CDS encoding TspO/MBR family protein, which produces MNNLTKYIIVFLIINFLALALGNWLMAGGPQKDWYLSLNKAPWTPPGWVFGAAWFTIMVCFSIFMAYLYKLHPKPEVIILFIVQFLLNVSWNYVFFNRHLIGIGFIVILMLTAVVSIFMVLYQKTLGTTTLLIIPYFIWLLIASSLNGYIFFKN
- a CDS encoding SRPBCC family protein; the encoded protein is MKIYTLHKTQKFPISVTEAWDFLSNPKNLKTITPNYMGFHILSGADKTMYAGQIIQYIVTPVLGIKTKWITEITHCKDQVYFVDEQRFGPYALWHHKHFLKPIDGGVEMEDIIDYKLPLGFIGQLFHPILVKPKLEEIFNYRQKKLIALFGEYQN
- a CDS encoding DUF2911 domain-containing protein, with the translated sequence MKKLLLLLITCVTVYSVQAQVKAPQPSPTAKLEQKVGLTDITIEYSRPGVKGRKVFGGLVPYGELWRTGANKNTIITFSTNATIDGQTLKAGSYAIFTKPGEESWEVYFYKDTNNWGVPKEWDETKVALKTTAKSYPVPFNVETFAMDINNITNNGGHLEFIWEKTYVAVPFTVPTDEGVLASINEVMGGPSVNDYYAAATYYLESNKNIEKAMEWIDKAVEMTKDQPRFWILRKQALIHAKAGDKKGAIAAAKASLKLAEKEGNKGYIKMNQDSLKEWGAL
- a CDS encoding AarF/ABC1/UbiB kinase family protein, whose product is MKTIDNIPTSKIQRATKLVSTGAKVGVNYLKYYGDKIVNTEEEAKKRLNKKNASDIYNGLKQLKGSALKVAQMLSMEKSILPQAYVEKFSLAQFSVPPLSPPLVIKTFKKYFGKHPNELFDTFNATSVNAASIGQVHIATKNGKKLAVKIQYPGVAKSIASDLAMVKPVAMSMFNIKGKDSDKYFKEVEHKLIEETNYILELQQSKEIASACTHINNLRFPEYYQALSSERIITMDYMDGEHLSEFTLHNTNQDTANKLGQALWDFYMYQIHNLKKVHADPHPGNFLISKKGELIALDFGCMKSIPVEFYIPYFELAKQKNIANPDFFIAKLHELEILKASDSKEEKEFFTNMFHEMLSLFTQPFHQENFDFSNADFFGKIAQLGERYSKNTDLKKMNGNRGSKHFIYINRTFFGLYNLMFDLKAQNIKINNYLKL
- a CDS encoding glutathione peroxidase yields the protein MDVLKTFIATLGNKKKPHKLPVNSIYDISINALNGSPINLSKFKGKYILFVNVASKCGFTPQYQDLQKLHETYSDNLQVIGVPCNQFGGQEPGNTEEIKSFCEINYGVSFLITEKIDVKGKKQHALYTWLTQKINNGKTNSSVKWNFQKYLVDPNGNLIDFYLPYTKPLSKNIIKHL
- a CDS encoding SDR family oxidoreductase encodes the protein MTILVTGATGYIGKRLIPLLLNQGHKVVCVVRDKLRADKSYIEDQNVLVIEADFLNLKTLKNIPQNIDVAYYLIHSMSNSSKDFGALEAQCAVNFKNYIETTQTKQVIYLSGITNEDYLSKHLQSRKNVEDILKSKNYALTIFKAGIIVGSGSSSFEIIRDLVEKLPIMVAPKWLDTKTQPLAVRDVLTFLFRAAGNENVFNQTYDVVGPEIITYKEMLLQFAEVRGLKRYILTVPVMTPKLSSYWLYFVTSTSYKLATTLVASMGVQIIGKPSNINTILDVNPITYKAAVKLAFEKIEQNSIVSSWKDSMVSSGKLRNRLHQYVNVPKFGCFTDYKERPIMNAEKTINKIWSIGGKNGWYYGNFLWRTRGYIDKLFGGIGLRRGRTNPNQLDAGDALDFWRVIFANKKQQKLLLYAEMRLPGEAWLEFKIEENKLKQTATFRPRGLWGRLYWYSVWPFHGLIFSGMINKLAYVEN
- a CDS encoding Lacal_2735 family protein encodes the protein MFSFFKRKSKKEKLEIKFKKLMQEWHQLSSVNRAASDETYAKAQLVAAQIKSLKHEQLD
- a CDS encoding SDR family NAD(P)-dependent oxidoreductase; this translates as MRTIIVIGGSKGIGNAIITKLLTFCKVINISRTSPELAHKNLTHFSCDVTQDELPNIKNADTLIYCPGSINLKPISRLSIDDFKNDFEINVLGAVKAIQKYLPILKNAYAPSILMFSTVATKLGMPFHASIAVAKSAVEGLVKSLGAELAPKFQINAIAPTITNTQLASKLLRNDKMIENIKKRHPLKKFLSPTEVADMALFLISDKNTSISGQIFEMDCGIVSFKI
- a CDS encoding TetR/AcrR family transcriptional regulator, with the translated sequence MSDKKRISKQDIIKQFMNYVLEHNANPNSVYTFAKLNGFNEAEFYKYFASFEAIEKDIFETFSTNTIKVLNSSEDYNAFDARNKLLSFYYTFFENLTANRSYIKLILNKHKNSFKGLKTLSGLKQHYTNYVGELDIQTLDVKQEQLEKLQDSALKESAWIQLLITIKFWLEDTSVSFEKTDVFIEKSVNTTFDVLDVAPLKSVIDLGKFLFKEQFQMN